One genomic window of Deltaproteobacteria bacterium HGW-Deltaproteobacteria-6 includes the following:
- a CDS encoding S-adenosylhomocysteine deaminase — translation MQDIDLIIYGGKALLMDNNNTCLENAAIAISASSILDIGKKEALQSKYTAKKTMNAEDSLIMPGLVNCHTHAAMTCFRGIADDLELMNWLNNYIFPAEAKNVNPHLAYWGSLLACAEMIKSGTTTFCDMYIFEDETARAAKEAGLRCLLGEVLFDFPSPSCKNPDEGLAYTRMLAEKWQNDPLVNIIVEPHALYTCSPALLRDAKKIADDYHLMLGVHLLENQSELRQLRDKFGKSAVAFLKETGCLNERLLAFHCVDFSADDIKLFADHGCKVSHNPASNMKLASGVAPVPEMLKAGITVGLGTDGCASNNTLDMIREMSTAAKLHKVARLDPTVMDAQTVVRMATINGARALGMGHLAGSLEAGKKADIIILDLNKPHLTPLYNEYSHLVYAAGGADVDGVVINGRVVMEDRRLLTINENEVMNEVRKIAVKIKKSMNM, via the coding sequence ATGCAAGACATTGACCTTATTATTTACGGCGGGAAAGCCCTGCTGATGGATAATAATAACACCTGTCTGGAAAACGCCGCCATCGCAATTAGCGCATCATCGATTCTGGACATCGGCAAAAAAGAAGCCCTTCAGTCAAAATATACGGCCAAAAAAACCATGAACGCGGAAGACTCCCTGATCATGCCGGGCCTTGTCAACTGCCATACCCATGCAGCCATGACCTGCTTCCGCGGCATCGCGGATGACCTGGAACTGATGAACTGGCTCAACAACTATATTTTCCCCGCCGAAGCGAAAAACGTCAATCCCCATCTTGCCTACTGGGGATCGCTCCTGGCCTGCGCGGAAATGATCAAATCCGGCACAACAACCTTCTGCGATATGTATATCTTCGAAGACGAAACGGCCCGGGCGGCAAAAGAAGCAGGCTTGCGCTGTCTGCTCGGCGAAGTGCTTTTTGATTTTCCTTCCCCGAGCTGCAAGAACCCGGATGAAGGACTTGCTTACACGCGCATGCTTGCTGAAAAATGGCAAAACGATCCACTGGTTAACATTATTGTTGAACCTCATGCTCTTTACACGTGTTCGCCTGCCCTGCTTAGGGACGCGAAGAAAATCGCCGATGATTATCACCTGATGCTGGGCGTTCACCTTCTGGAAAATCAATCGGAGCTTCGTCAGCTTCGGGATAAATTCGGGAAAAGCGCGGTCGCCTTCCTGAAAGAAACCGGCTGCCTCAACGAAAGACTGCTTGCTTTTCACTGCGTTGACTTTTCGGCAGATGACATCAAGCTGTTTGCGGATCATGGCTGTAAAGTCTCCCACAATCCGGCCAGCAACATGAAACTGGCCAGCGGCGTGGCTCCGGTGCCGGAAATGCTCAAGGCCGGTATTACCGTGGGTTTGGGCACGGATGGCTGCGCCAGCAACAACACACTGGATATGATCAGGGAAATGTCCACGGCGGCCAAACTTCATAAAGTCGCGAGGCTTGATCCAACCGTCATGGACGCGCAAACGGTCGTGCGCATGGCAACCATCAACGGCGCCAGGGCTCTGGGGATGGGGCATCTGGCAGGCTCGCTGGAAGCCGGCAAAAAAGCGGACATCATTATTCTGGACCTGAACAAACCGCATCTGACACCGCTCTACAATGAATATTCCCATCTGGTTTACGCGGCAGGCGGCGCGGATGTTGATGGTGTCGTCATCAACGGCCGGGTGGTCATGGAAGATCGCCGGCTGTTAACAATCAATGAAAACGAAGTCATGAATGAAGTACGGAAAATTGCCGTCAAAATCAAAAAAAGCATGAATATGTAA
- a CDS encoding ATP-dependent Clp protease adapter ClpS, which translates to MNEEKFQSDENVAEKERQETKEPSLYRVIILNDDYTTMEFVIQVLETVFHKSPAEATQIMLSVHKKGAGLCGVYTREIAETKVAVVHEMAAENQFPLKCVMEKE; encoded by the coding sequence ATGAACGAAGAGAAATTTCAATCAGACGAAAATGTTGCCGAAAAAGAGAGGCAGGAGACTAAAGAGCCTTCACTCTATCGGGTCATCATTCTTAACGATGACTATACCACCATGGAGTTTGTCATCCAGGTGTTGGAAACTGTTTTCCACAAATCGCCTGCCGAGGCCACCCAGATCATGCTGAGTGTGCATAAAAAGGGGGCAGGCCTTTGCGGCGTATATACGCGTGAAATTGCCGAGACAAAAGTAGCCGTGGTGCATGAAATGGCGGCCGAAAATCAATTCCCGCTGAAATGTGTGATGGAGAAAGAATGA
- the clpA gene encoding ATP-dependent Clp protease ATP-binding subunit ClpA: MINKELSLALDAIIKDAKNRRHEYLTAEHILFALIHDELGINIITGCGGNVGSIKEKIETFFAKNIPLLPPGKTSNPVPALGFQRVIQRAIIHVQSAEKTEVEAGDLLAALYEESDSFAAHFLEQEGISRLDVLNYISHGGADFAKDDPSGAPFEEPVRKTDPGQTEPQRPVSKDPLKLYTVNLIKKAAAGEIDPLVGREDELKRTIQVLCRRRKNNIVFVGEPGVGKTALVEGLALNIHSGSVPDPIQNTVIYALDMGSLLAGTKYRGDFEARLKATIRELEKIPGCILFIDEIHTIVGAGATSGGSMDASNILKPALNSGKLRCIGASTYEEFKNHFDRDRALSRRFQKIEIFEPTIEETIDILKGLRSYYEDFHGVGYTDAAIKAAAVLSAKYINDKFMPDKAIDVIDEAGATRKLQPSGKSKPVVGVKEIERIVAHIAKIPSINVSASDTEKLKDLEPELKAAVFGQDSAIHSLVSAIKRSRAGLGAPEKPIGSFLFTGPTGVGKTEVSKQMANVLGVQFIRFDMSEYMEKHAVARLIGAPPGYVGFEQGGMLTDAIRKHPYSVLLLDEIEKAHPDIFSILLQVMDYATLTDNNGKKADFRNVILIMTSNAGAKAMDIGTIGFGDRKDDARSKGGDAIKKLFNPEFRNRLDAVITFNPLTSEVMKMVVDKFINDLAGQLEGKKVAMDLTGAARDWLAEKGYDDKFGARPLARLIQTEIKDALSEELLFGRLKKGGSVTVDLKEGKLDLVYRVPD, translated from the coding sequence ATGATCAATAAAGAATTGAGTCTGGCGCTGGATGCGATTATCAAAGATGCAAAAAACCGCCGGCATGAGTATCTTACCGCCGAACATATCCTGTTTGCGCTCATCCATGACGAACTGGGCATCAACATCATCACAGGCTGCGGCGGCAATGTCGGCAGTATCAAGGAGAAAATCGAGACATTCTTCGCAAAGAATATACCTTTACTGCCTCCCGGCAAGACATCAAACCCTGTGCCTGCGCTCGGATTCCAGAGGGTTATTCAGCGGGCTATCATTCATGTGCAATCCGCTGAAAAGACGGAGGTGGAGGCGGGTGACCTGCTTGCGGCGCTTTATGAAGAATCCGATTCCTTTGCCGCGCATTTCCTTGAGCAGGAAGGCATCTCGCGTCTTGATGTGCTGAATTACATATCCCACGGCGGCGCAGATTTTGCCAAAGACGACCCAAGCGGAGCGCCGTTCGAAGAACCGGTGCGCAAAACAGACCCCGGCCAGACAGAGCCGCAGCGGCCCGTTTCCAAAGATCCCTTGAAACTTTATACCGTTAACCTGATTAAAAAAGCCGCCGCGGGGGAGATTGACCCGCTGGTAGGCCGTGAAGACGAGCTGAAACGCACCATACAGGTGCTCTGCCGGCGCCGGAAAAACAATATTGTGTTTGTCGGCGAACCGGGCGTCGGCAAGACCGCTCTGGTAGAAGGTCTGGCGCTGAATATCCACAGTGGTTCCGTTCCTGATCCGATTCAGAACACGGTCATTTACGCGCTCGACATGGGATCACTGCTTGCCGGCACAAAATACCGGGGCGATTTCGAGGCGCGCCTGAAGGCCACTATCCGGGAACTCGAAAAGATTCCCGGCTGTATCCTCTTCATTGATGAGATTCACACGATCGTGGGAGCAGGAGCTACAAGCGGCGGTTCGATGGATGCATCGAATATATTGAAGCCCGCGCTGAATTCCGGGAAACTGCGCTGCATCGGCGCCAGCACGTATGAGGAATTCAAAAACCATTTTGATCGCGACCGCGCCCTTTCGAGGCGGTTCCAGAAGATAGAAATATTTGAGCCCACCATAGAAGAAACAATTGATATATTGAAAGGTCTGCGCTCCTATTACGAGGATTTTCACGGCGTCGGTTATACGGACGCTGCGATCAAGGCTGCGGCTGTTCTCTCTGCAAAATATATCAACGATAAATTCATGCCGGACAAGGCCATTGACGTGATCGACGAGGCAGGTGCGACAAGAAAGCTGCAACCCTCCGGCAAAAGCAAACCTGTGGTCGGGGTAAAGGAGATCGAACGCATCGTCGCGCATATCGCCAAGATACCTTCCATAAACGTATCCGCGTCCGACACGGAAAAATTGAAGGATCTTGAACCGGAGCTCAAAGCCGCGGTCTTTGGACAGGACAGCGCCATCCATTCGCTTGTATCGGCCATCAAGAGATCGCGTGCAGGACTAGGCGCTCCCGAGAAGCCGATCGGCTCCTTCCTTTTTACGGGGCCCACGGGTGTCGGCAAAACCGAAGTCTCCAAGCAGATGGCCAATGTGCTTGGTGTACAATTCATCCGTTTCGACATGAGCGAATATATGGAAAAGCATGCGGTGGCCAGGTTGATCGGCGCGCCTCCGGGCTATGTCGGCTTTGAACAGGGCGGCATGCTGACCGATGCGATCAGGAAGCATCCATACTCCGTGTTGCTGCTCGATGAGATTGAAAAAGCACACCCGGATATATTCAGCATATTGCTGCAAGTGATGGATTACGCCACACTGACGGATAACAACGGGAAGAAGGCTGACTTCCGGAATGTCATCCTCATTATGACCTCCAATGCCGGAGCAAAGGCGATGGACATAGGGACCATAGGATTCGGTGACAGAAAAGACGATGCCAGATCAAAAGGCGGCGATGCGATAAAGAAGCTCTTTAACCCGGAATTCAGGAATCGGCTTGACGCAGTCATTACCTTCAATCCGCTTACCTCCGAAGTCATGAAAATGGTCGTCGACAAGTTTATTAATGACCTGGCGGGACAGCTTGAAGGGAAAAAGGTAGCAATGGACTTAACCGGTGCTGCCAGAGACTGGCTGGCTGAAAAGGGGTATGATGATAAATTCGGAGCAAGGCCTCTGGCCAGACTCATTCAGACGGAGATTAAGGATGCGCTATCCGAGGAGCTGCTCTTCGGCAGATTGAAAAAGGGCGGCAGCGTAACAGTCGACCTTAAAGAGGGAAAGCTGGATTTAGTGTATCGTGTTCCCGATTAA
- a CDS encoding leucyl/phenylalanyl-tRNA--protein transferase: protein MTVYKLTRKLVFPPPELADDDGLLAIGGDLSVDRLVLAYSMGIFPWYSEKNPILWWSPDPRLILFPAELKVSRSLRQTIKKGLYRVTTNTAFEEVIRSCATITRKGEKGTWITTDMIEAYIRLHRAGYAHSVEAWDGDDLAGGFYGVIMNKAFFGESMFAKKNDASKVAFATYALQLADRGFELIDCQVTTEHMKRFGAREISRAEFMKNLKKALH, encoded by the coding sequence ATGACCGTTTATAAATTGACCCGGAAACTTGTTTTTCCACCGCCGGAACTGGCCGACGACGACGGCCTGCTGGCGATTGGCGGCGACTTGAGCGTTGACCGGTTGGTGCTCGCTTATTCAATGGGGATCTTCCCGTGGTACTCGGAAAAGAATCCCATCCTCTGGTGGTCGCCTGACCCGCGCCTCATCTTATTTCCCGCGGAGCTGAAGGTCTCGCGCAGCCTACGACAGACCATTAAAAAAGGCCTTTACCGCGTTACGACCAATACGGCCTTTGAAGAGGTTATCAGAAGTTGTGCCACCATCACCAGAAAGGGAGAGAAAGGCACCTGGATAACCACTGATATGATTGAGGCTTATATCAGGCTGCACAGGGCCGGTTATGCCCACTCTGTCGAGGCATGGGACGGCGATGACCTTGCCGGTGGCTTCTATGGCGTTATCATGAACAAAGCCTTTTTCGGGGAATCGATGTTCGCAAAAAAGAACGACGCATCAAAGGTCGCCTTTGCCACATACGCCTTACAGCTTGCTGACAGAGGCTTTGAACTGATCGACTGCCAGGTGACAACAGAGCATATGAAAAGATTCGGCGCGAGAGAAATTTCACGCGCCGAATTCATGAAGAATCTTAAAAAAGCGCTTCATTAA
- a CDS encoding class I and II aminotransferase produces MKAVILAAGLGNRMRPLTDTVHKTLLKVGNESIIERIINGLKANGIKDIVVVTGYLADELKQYLLDRSGGINFTFVNNPRYRETNNIYSLALAFNEIEIDDDILLVESDLIYENKIIDKIINTPHPNAALLDKYRSGMDGTVVSVARGIITNIIPPHLQDEKFDFSDKYKTLNIYKFSREFCNKNFRQLLTYYARVIDDNCYYELILGILIYLQKEVIYAEILEGEEWSEVDDPNDLRVSEFVFNKGKRGEILETTFGGFWSHDIVDFCFIRNMYFPSSSMLSEIRNNLANLVCNYGSKQTILNQKLAYFLLCNPDHVNLLNGSSQIYPILQASYQNRKILLPEPTFGEYPRIFKNAVFYADKIGIDTDEIEAKGKSCDLVVFVNPNNPTGTFLENSYLHDYAAGNPEKTILVDESFIDFSGSVSMLELLEKDHLPNVIVLKSLSKVLGVPGIRLGFVYSRNSRFNTQIRDALPIWNSNSIAEFFIEIILKHRQSLAQSFLQTIDDRAVFAAKLDVQNFIEKVYPGSGNFILVKFRNNEKLSGLAAWLLAEHACYIKDVSGKFNDGCYYIRFAVRLPEENNRLVLQMQAYFSRP; encoded by the coding sequence ATGAAGGCAGTAATACTGGCGGCGGGTTTGGGCAACCGAATGAGGCCTTTGACGGACACGGTTCACAAAACACTGCTGAAAGTCGGAAATGAGAGCATTATTGAACGCATTATCAACGGGCTTAAGGCCAATGGCATTAAGGATATTGTTGTTGTTACAGGATATCTTGCCGATGAATTAAAGCAGTATTTGCTTGACCGCTCAGGCGGGATTAATTTTACATTTGTCAACAATCCCCGCTATAGAGAAACCAACAATATCTACTCTCTGGCGCTGGCGTTCAACGAAATAGAAATTGATGACGACATCCTGCTCGTCGAGTCCGATCTTATCTATGAGAATAAGATTATCGACAAAATCATCAACACCCCCCATCCGAACGCCGCCCTGCTGGATAAATACCGCAGCGGCATGGACGGCACCGTGGTTTCGGTGGCGAGGGGGATCATCACCAATATCATCCCTCCACACCTCCAGGACGAAAAGTTTGATTTTTCCGACAAATATAAAACGCTGAATATCTATAAATTCTCACGGGAATTCTGCAATAAGAACTTCCGGCAGCTTTTGACCTACTATGCCCGGGTGATCGATGACAACTGCTATTATGAGCTGATTCTGGGCATTTTGATTTATCTTCAGAAGGAGGTCATATACGCCGAAATACTGGAAGGCGAAGAGTGGTCGGAAGTTGATGATCCCAATGATCTCAGGGTATCCGAGTTTGTTTTTAATAAAGGAAAAAGAGGGGAAATTCTGGAAACAACATTTGGCGGCTTCTGGTCCCATGATATCGTCGATTTCTGCTTTATCCGCAATATGTATTTCCCGAGCAGTTCGATGTTGTCCGAGATCAGAAACAACCTTGCCAACCTGGTTTGCAATTATGGATCAAAGCAAACGATTCTCAATCAGAAACTGGCTTATTTTTTACTGTGCAATCCGGATCACGTAAATCTGCTCAACGGCTCTTCACAAATCTATCCGATTTTACAGGCGTCGTATCAAAACCGGAAAATTTTGCTTCCGGAACCGACATTCGGCGAATACCCCCGTATTTTTAAAAACGCAGTATTTTATGCGGACAAGATCGGCATCGACACTGATGAAATAGAAGCGAAAGGCAAAAGCTGTGATCTGGTGGTTTTTGTCAATCCCAACAACCCGACGGGAACTTTTCTGGAGAACTCATATCTGCATGACTATGCCGCGGGCAATCCTGAAAAAACAATACTGGTGGATGAATCTTTCATTGATTTTTCCGGTTCGGTTTCCATGCTCGAGCTTCTGGAAAAAGACCATTTGCCGAATGTCATCGTTCTGAAAAGCCTGAGCAAGGTCCTGGGTGTGCCGGGGATACGCCTGGGATTTGTTTATTCCCGAAACAGCCGGTTCAATACGCAGATCAGGGACGCATTGCCCATCTGGAACAGCAACAGCATTGCGGAATTCTTTATTGAAATCATTCTGAAGCATCGTCAATCTCTGGCGCAGTCCTTTTTGCAGACAATCGATGACCGCGCGGTATTTGCCGCAAAACTTGACGTACAGAATTTCATTGAAAAAGTTTATCCCGGCTCAGGAAATTTTATCCTGGTGAAATTCAGGAACAATGAAAAATTATCCGGTCTTGCCGCCTGGCTTTTAGCCGAACACGCATGCTACATTAAGGACGTTTCCGGAAAATTTAATGACGGTTGTTACTATATTCGATTTGCCGTGAGGCTGCCGGAGGAAAACAACAGGCTTGTTTTGCAAATGCAGGCATATTTTTCCCGGCCGTAG
- a CDS encoding polysaccharide deacetylase, which translates to MMKRPARKPQIFLTVDLEPDCPPYLNTCRGITEGTVLLLSLLDEENVKATFFVTGQIARDYPDIIRDLIDRGHEAGSHGFSHSDFTTLGRDAAQRDIELSLEVLRPFGPVYSFRSPYLNFPQGYLSLLEKVGLSVDSSQAKYKPSYLQNSRQTTLRRIPASVTSSVLRLPAWLRNRWLGALESPVVLFVHPWEFVDLRKANIPLDCRFKTGGAALRCLREVIQFYKGRDFQFRKMQDVLTEPDKISTNQAAAAIR; encoded by the coding sequence ATGATGAAAAGACCAGCCAGAAAGCCGCAAATTTTCCTGACCGTTGACCTGGAACCGGACTGTCCCCCGTACCTCAATACTTGCCGGGGGATTACCGAGGGAACTGTTTTGCTTCTTTCTTTACTGGATGAGGAAAACGTAAAAGCGACATTCTTTGTCACCGGACAAATAGCCCGGGACTATCCCGATATTATCCGCGATTTGATTGACCGCGGACATGAAGCAGGCAGCCACGGCTTCAGTCACAGCGACTTTACAACTCTGGGGCGCGACGCTGCGCAGCGTGATATAGAGCTTTCTCTGGAAGTGCTGAGGCCATTCGGACCTGTTTATTCTTTCCGGTCCCCTTATCTTAATTTTCCGCAGGGCTATCTCAGCCTTCTGGAAAAAGTAGGCTTGTCGGTTGATTCTTCGCAGGCGAAGTATAAGCCGTCTTACCTGCAGAACTCGCGGCAAACAACCTTGCGCCGAATTCCGGCTTCGGTCACGTCATCCGTTTTGCGACTGCCTGCCTGGCTCAGGAACCGCTGGCTTGGTGCTCTGGAAAGCCCGGTGGTTTTATTCGTTCATCCCTGGGAATTTGTTGATTTGCGGAAGGCGAATATTCCTTTGGATTGCCGTTTTAAAACGGGCGGCGCGGCGCTTCGCTGCCTCCGGGAAGTCATTCAGTTTTATAAAGGGCGCGACTTTCAATTCAGAAAAATGCAGGATGTCCTGACGGAGCCGGACAAAATCTCTACAAACCAGGCGGCCGCAGCAATTCGGTAA
- a CDS encoding CDP-alcohol phosphatidyltransferase family protein, whose product MRLPEFFLFNQSTRRVYREMINPVLNWLVRMKVSPNAVTTAGCIFSAAAGLIFSTGNFFLGGLTVALAGTCDILDGQLSRQTGTSSRFGAFYDSCLDRFSEAFIFMGLAWYFAGGPALFWSPNAGHPDGYSPLAVMFIIFAITGSFLTSYVRARAEAAGVACTVGRMQRTERFVLLLVASALGSVPVAGILLMKISLAVFALLTNITAIHRFIYVGRILLQEKSLEAGRDNRK is encoded by the coding sequence TTGCGTCTGCCCGAATTTTTTCTCTTTAATCAAAGCACCCGCCGCGTTTATCGGGAAATGATCAATCCTGTTTTGAATTGGCTTGTTCGGATGAAAGTTTCACCCAATGCCGTAACCACTGCAGGCTGTATATTCAGCGCCGCGGCAGGGTTGATTTTCAGCACGGGCAATTTCTTTCTGGGAGGATTAACGGTTGCGCTGGCCGGCACCTGCGATATTCTGGACGGCCAGTTATCCCGGCAGACCGGCACCTCATCGCGCTTCGGCGCTTTTTATGACAGCTGCCTGGATCGTTTCAGTGAAGCTTTTATCTTTATGGGGCTGGCCTGGTATTTTGCCGGAGGCCCGGCCTTGTTCTGGTCTCCAAATGCCGGACATCCGGACGGTTACAGCCCCCTGGCCGTCATGTTCATTATTTTTGCCATCACAGGTTCCTTCCTGACCAGCTATGTGCGGGCGCGTGCGGAAGCGGCGGGCGTTGCCTGCACTGTCGGAAGAATGCAGCGAACGGAACGCTTTGTCCTTTTGCTGGTGGCTTCCGCACTGGGCTCTGTTCCTGTGGCGGGTATTTTGCTGATGAAAATCTCCCTGGCCGTTTTTGCCTTGCTGACCAATATAACAGCGATCCATCGCTTTATTTATGTCGGAAGAATACTCCTGCAGGAAAAATCTCTTGAGGCCGGTCGGGATAACCGGAAATAG
- a CDS encoding inositol-3-phosphate synthase produces the protein MKKIRIAIIGVGNCASSLLQGITYYRTRKANEACGLMHWMIGGYKPGDIEVVAAWDIDARKVGEDLASAIFAKPNCTQIFQRDIPQTGVCVQMGRIEDSLSSHMAKYPEKRRFVPARLPETTHQEVIAVLKKCRPDILLNYLPVGSEKAAHFYMECALDAGVAVINNMPVFIASNKIWAKRFRERNIPIIGDDVKSQIGATIIHRSLTNLFRQRGVNLDHTYQLNFGGNTDFLNMKNPERLSSKKQSKTESIQSVASIRLSNDDIHISPTDYVPWQNDNKVAYIRMEGRIFGDVPMNLELRLSVEDSPNSGGVVIDAIRCCKLALDRRIGGVLVSPSAFFMKHPPNQYPDDEALKMTEDFILGRRSR, from the coding sequence GTGAAAAAAATCCGTATTGCCATAATCGGCGTGGGAAATTGCGCATCTTCTCTCCTGCAGGGCATTACTTATTATCGAACCCGTAAGGCAAACGAAGCTTGTGGCTTGATGCATTGGATGATCGGAGGATATAAGCCCGGCGATATCGAAGTCGTTGCCGCCTGGGACATCGATGCACGCAAAGTTGGAGAAGATCTGGCCTCCGCCATTTTTGCAAAACCCAACTGTACGCAAATATTTCAACGCGATATTCCGCAAACCGGCGTTTGTGTGCAGATGGGCCGTATAGAAGACAGTCTTTCCAGTCATATGGCGAAATATCCGGAAAAAAGAAGATTTGTTCCGGCGCGGCTTCCCGAGACCACGCATCAGGAGGTTATTGCCGTTCTGAAGAAATGCCGTCCCGACATCTTGCTTAATTATCTTCCGGTCGGTTCGGAAAAGGCCGCCCATTTTTATATGGAATGCGCATTGGATGCCGGTGTGGCGGTGATCAACAACATGCCCGTATTTATAGCCAGCAATAAAATCTGGGCAAAACGTTTCCGCGAACGGAACATTCCCATCATCGGTGATGATGTCAAATCCCAGATTGGCGCCACCATAATCCATCGCTCTCTCACCAATCTTTTTCGTCAACGCGGTGTTAATCTCGATCATACCTATCAACTCAATTTCGGCGGCAACACTGATTTTCTGAATATGAAGAATCCTGAAAGGCTGTCCTCCAAAAAGCAGTCCAAGACCGAGTCTATTCAATCCGTTGCGTCCATAAGACTGTCCAATGATGATATCCATATCAGTCCGACGGATTATGTTCCCTGGCAAAATGACAACAAGGTTGCCTATATCCGGATGGAAGGGCGGATCTTCGGCGATGTGCCGATGAACCTTGAACTGCGGCTGTCCGTGGAGGATTCTCCGAATTCAGGCGGCGTTGTCATTGACGCCATCCGCTGCTGCAAACTGGCTTTGGATCGCCGTATCGGCGGAGTTCTGGTCTCACCGTCGGCATTTTTTATGAAACATCCCCCCAACCAGTACCCTGATGATGAGGCGCTCAAAATGACCGAGGATTTTATCCTGGGACGGCGTAGCCGGTAA
- a CDS encoding B12-binding domain-containing radical SAM protein: MRILLIAMPDTADYIDNITRQPNLALVSLAGNLPGHDVRVLDLVVHKPHLRQPIADILKTFRPQIVGLSAMSFQFDTLLRVSRYIRSLDQQIVMIAGGYHATLMARDESAVHWTDMLDFIVRGEGEETFGELVAAIEKNGHAYDGIPGLSYRRGSRWIHNDERPLLDLTKINLPLRTARLSQNFFFGTWSLDVAETSRGCPFHCKFCSIMHMYGSVFRPFPIERVIADLQNIRARGTRAVFFSDDNITYDIAHFQAICDAIIGNGLNDMIYLTQVTAVGLADNPDLVAKMEKANFKVAFVGFESMEPSALKEMKKPTSPEKNRRAAQLLRRHHIAIIAGCVVGYPDDDWESVSRQYRMIKDLQPDSIYAQFLTPYPQTRVREELQAESLITNNDFSRYDGFTCNIRTRHLTEQELFRCLKSLTLRKVFDPKMIFINAFWKMFPLRYILTNSMKCVLDNCYNVLSAKQKIKHMDL, encoded by the coding sequence ATGAGAATACTGCTCATTGCCATGCCGGACACCGCCGATTACATTGACAACATAACCCGTCAACCGAACCTTGCGCTTGTTTCTCTCGCGGGTAATCTTCCCGGCCACGACGTGCGGGTGCTCGATCTCGTTGTTCACAAACCTCATCTGCGTCAGCCTATTGCCGATATCTTGAAAACCTTCCGTCCACAAATCGTCGGCTTGAGCGCCATGTCTTTTCAGTTTGATACGTTGCTGCGCGTTTCCCGGTATATCCGGTCGTTGGATCAACAGATCGTCATGATTGCCGGCGGTTATCATGCTACATTGATGGCGCGCGATGAAAGTGCCGTGCATTGGACGGATATGCTGGATTTTATCGTCCGTGGTGAAGGCGAAGAGACTTTCGGGGAACTGGTTGCAGCTATTGAAAAAAACGGCCATGCTTACGACGGCATCCCGGGTCTCAGCTACCGCCGCGGCAGCCGATGGATTCATAACGATGAACGACCGCTCCTGGATCTTACCAAGATTAATCTTCCGCTGCGGACGGCGCGTCTGTCGCAAAACTTCTTCTTCGGTACCTGGTCACTGGATGTCGCCGAAACCTCCCGGGGATGCCCCTTTCACTGCAAGTTCTGTTCGATTATGCATATGTATGGTTCGGTATTTCGTCCGTTTCCCATTGAAAGAGTTATTGCCGATCTGCAAAATATCCGTGCCCGGGGCACCAGGGCCGTTTTTTTCTCCGACGACAACATCACTTACGATATTGCCCACTTTCAGGCCATTTGCGATGCCATTATCGGCAATGGCCTGAATGATATGATTTATTTGACCCAGGTGACGGCGGTCGGTCTTGCGGATAATCCTGATCTGGTCGCGAAAATGGAAAAGGCCAACTTTAAGGTTGCCTTTGTCGGATTTGAATCAATGGAGCCTTCGGCTCTCAAAGAGATGAAGAAACCGACCAGTCCTGAAAAGAACCGCCGGGCGGCACAGCTTCTGCGCCGGCATCATATTGCCATTATTGCCGGTTGCGTGGTTGGTTATCCCGATGACGACTGGGAATCGGTCAGCCGGCAATATAGAATGATCAAAGACCTGCAGCCCGATTCCATTTACGCTCAGTTCCTGACGCCTTACCCGCAGACGCGCGTCCGCGAGGAATTGCAGGCTGAATCTTTGATTACCAACAATGATTTCAGCCGCTATGACGGGTTTACCTGTAATATCCGCACACGCCACCTCACGGAACAGGAACTATTCCGGTGCCTGAAATCTCTTACGCTACGAAAAGTTTTCGACCCGAAAATGATCTTTATTAATGCTTTTTGGAAGATGTTTCCCCTGCGGTATATATTGACTAATAGCATGAAATGTGTGCTGGATAATTGTTATAATGTGCTTTCAGCTAAGCAGAAAATCAAACACATGGACCTATAA